A genomic region of Glycine max cultivar Williams 82 chromosome 15, Glycine_max_v4.0, whole genome shotgun sequence contains the following coding sequences:
- the LOC100787648 gene encoding protein PAT1 homolog 1, with translation MLDMDGFGGGGGVGGAPNAENLRGLGNVSSEGAVFDASQYAFFSKEAVQEVELGGLEDDGCLPTVESNEEFFFNREEAEDVKSLSDIDDLTTTFWKLNKVVSGPRSAGVIGERGSRENSTSEWSQREDSFNWYDQNAYDSEGSTDGKRWSSQPHSSLAHLHDSKPLYRTSSYPEQQRQEQHYHLQHCSSEPVPNWLDQHFCDAETAHDHDGKRWSSQPHSSVAHLQESKPLYRTSSYPEKQQELPRFSSEPILVPKSSFTSYPPPGGLSQLGSPSHSTGHLNIPYHTGAAQMALSSQNRSHLSNSALQSSALNLGSHFGGNTRQFPTGSHLNQRIQNQLVNQAGLYPGDHSNLLNNMLQQQLHLHNGSVSPHLMTQLQQQQHRLHHPGQRSAGYLSGFQSHLFNPHPSSGSSVISKYEHMHGIADGRDHRSKSTHKGKHSLRFSLHGSDAGSQKSDSGSFQFRSKYMTSDEIESILRMQHAVTHSNDPYVDDYYHQACLAKKTSVAKLKHPFCPSQIREYPPRSRANTEPHSFVQIDALGRVSFSSIRRPRPLLEVDPPNTSASSDQKISEKPLEQEPRFAARVTIEDGLCLLLDVDDIDRYLQLNQPQDSGTHLRRRRQVLLEGLATSLQLVDPLGKNGHKVGLAAKDDLVFLRLVSLPKGRKLLAKYLQLLPPGSELMRIVCMTIFRHLRFLFGGLPSDPAASETTNNLAKVVCQCVRGMDLGALSACLAAVVCSAEQPPLRPIGSTSGDGASLILISVLERATELLTDPHAACNFNMGNRSFWQASFDEFFGLLTKYCMNKYHSIMQSMLIQSTSDVDDIGPDAAKSIGREMPVELLRASLPHTDERQRKLLLDFAQRSIPVVGFNSNTGGSGSHVNSETVLS, from the exons ATGCTGGATATGGATGGGTTTGGAGGTGGGGGTGGTGTTGGTGGCGCTCCCAACGCAGAGAATCTTAGGGGATTGGGGAATGTTTCCTCAG AAGGTGCAGTTTTTGACGCATCACAATATGCATTCTTCAGTAAAGAAGCTGTCCAGGAAGTTGAGTTGGGAGGGTTAGAAGACGATGGCTGTTTGCCTACTGTTGAATCTAATGAGGAGTTCTTTTTCAACAGAGAAGAg GCTGAGGATGTAAAGTCTCTTTCTGATATTGATGATCTTACTACCACTTTTTGGAAG TTGAACAAGGTTGTGAGTGGACCAAGGAGTGCAGGTGTTATTGGTGAACGGGGATCAAGAGAAA ATTCTACTTCTGAATGGTCACAAAGGGAAGATAGTTTTAACTGGTATGATCAGAATGCTTATGATAGTGAAGGTTCTACAGATGGCAAAAGATGGTCATCACAGCCTCATTCTTCCCTAGCCCATTTACATGATTCAAAGCCCTTGTACAGAACATCTTCATATCCTGAGCAGCAAAGGCAGGAGCAACACTACCACCTCCAACATTGCTCTAGTGAACCAGTTCCTAACTGGCTTGATCAGCATTTTTGCGACGCAGAAACTGCTCATGATCATGATGGCAAACGATGGTCATCGCAGCCACATTCCTCTGTTGCACATTTACAAGAATCAAAGCCCTTGTACAGAACATCTTCATATCCTGAAAAACAGCAGGAGCTTCCTCGTTTTTCTAGTGAACCAATTTTGGTACCAAAGTCTTCATTTACTTCTTATCCTCCCCCTGGTGGTCTATCTCAGCTGGGTTCTCCAAGCCATAGTACAGGACACTTGAACATTCCTTATCATACTGGAGCAGCTCAGATGGCGCTATCATCTCAAAATCGTTCTCATTTATCCAATTCTGCACTACAGTCAAGTGCATTAAATCTTGGGTCACATTTTGGTGGAAACACACGCCAATTTCCTACTGGTTCCCATCTTAATCAGCGTATACAGAATCAATTGGTCAACCAGGCAGGGTTGTATCCTGGAGATCATTCAAATCTCCTTAATAATATGTTACAGCAACAATTACACCTTCATAATGGATCGGTATCTCCTCACTTGATGACTCAATTACAACAGCAGCAGCATAGACTGCATCATCCTGGTCAGCGATCTGCAGGCTACTTATCTGGCTTCCAGTCCCATTTATTCAATCCCCACCCTTCCTCTGGCTCATCTGTAATTAGCAAATATGAACATATGCATGGAATCGCCGATGGTAGAGATCATAGAtcaaaatcaactcataaaggTAAACATAGTCTTCGTTTTTCCCTACATGGTTCTGATGCCGGTAGCCAAAAGAGTGACAGTGGTTCATTTCAGTTTCGTTCCAAGTATATGACAAGTGATGAAATAGAAAGCATTCTCAGAATGCAACATGCTGTGACTCATAGTAATGACCCATATGTAGATGACTATTACCACCAAGCTTGTCTGGCAAAAAAAACTTCTGTGGCTAAGTTAAAACATCCATTTTGCCCAAGCCAAATAAGGGAATATCCTCCACGATCCCGTGCTAATACTGAGCCACATTCATTTGTTCAGATTGATGCCCTAGGGAgagtttcattttcttctattcgTCGTCCTCGCCCTCTTCTTGAGGTTGACCCTCCAAACACTTCTGCTAGCTCTGATCAAAAGATTTCAGAGAAGCCCCTTGAGCAGGAACCTAGGTTTGCTGCAAGAGTCACAATTGAGGATGGTCTTTGTCTTCTTCTTGATGTGGATGATATTGATCGTTACCTACAGTTGAATCAGCCACAAGATAGTGGAACACATTTAAGACGAAGAAGGCAAGTCCTGTTGGAAGGACTAGCAACTTCACTTCAACTTGTTGATCCACTGGGAAAGAATGGACACAAAGTTGGGCTTGCTGCTAAGGATGATCTTGTTTTCTTAAGGTTGGTATCTCTTCCCAAGGGACGTAAGCTCCTTGCAAAGTATCTTCAGTTGCTTCCTCCTGGCAGTGAGCTTATGAGGATAGTCTGCATGACCATATTTCGTCATTTAAGATTCTTATTTGGTGGTCTCCCCTCAGATCCGGCAGCTTCAGAGACTACAAATAACCTTGCCAAGGTTGTTTGCCAATGTGTCCGAGGAATGGATCTTGGTGCTCTTAGTGCCTGCCTTGCTGCAGTTGTTTGTTCTGCAGAGCAGCCTCCTCTACGCCCCATTGGAAGCACTTCTGGAGATGGTGCTTCCcttattttaatttccgttCTTGAGAGGGCTACTGAACTTCTAACTGATCCACATGCTGCTTGCAACTTCAACATGGGTAATCGTTCATTTTGGCAGGCctcatttgatgaattttttggCCTTCTCACCAAGTATTGCATGAATAAATATCATAGTATCATGCAATCCATGCTTATACAAAGTACCTCTGATGTGGATGACATTGGCCCAGATGCTGCCAAATCTATTGGTAGAGAAATGCCTGTTGAACTCTTGCGTGCTAGTCTCCCTCACACTGACGAGCGCCAGAGGAAGTTATTGCTGGATTTTGCGCAACGTTCCATTCCTGTGGTAGGATTTAACAGCAACACTGGGGGTAGTGGCAGTCATGTGAACTCAGAAACAGTGCTAAGTTGA
- the LOC100787112 gene encoding protein PAT1 homolog gives MVDMDGFRAGGHVGGTPNTEDLGQLGNAPTEGAVFDASQYAFFGSDTAVQEVELGGLDDDDLLESNAEFILNREEAEDLKSLSDIDDLSTTFWKLNKVVSEPKGAGFIGEQGSRENSAVEWAHKDDVLNWYQQNAYDNEGSLDGRRMSSQPHSSLSQLHEPKALYRTSSYPEQQRQQQHLQLQPSESAPNWIDQHLYGTETTQDGKRWSSKPHSTIAHLPESRPLHRTSLYPDKQQEFSHLSSEPILVPNSSFTSYPPPGGRSHQASPSQNSGHLNLPYHATGAQMALSPPNRSHFPNSALQLSGINHGPPFGGNMRQFSTGSPLNQIIQNQLVNQAGLYPGDHPNISSGIPMINKYDQMLGLMELRDQIPKSAQLGRQNLRFPPQGFDMGGLRSNSGWPRFRSKYMTTEEIENILRMQLVATHSNDPYVDDYYHQGCLAKKSSGAKLRHHFSPAQIKELPLRPSSNAEPHAFLQVDALGRVPFSSIRRPRPLLEVDPPNSSHAGSPEQGISEKPLEQEPMLAARVTIEDGIYLLLDVDDIDRFLQFNQLQDGGLVLKRKRQGLLEGLAASLQLVDPLGKNGHTVTLAAKDDFVFLRIVSLPKGRKLLGRYLQLLFPGGELMRTVCMAIFRHLRFLFGGLPSDPSAAETISNLARVVSRCIREMDLSAISACLAAVVYTSEPPPLRPLGSSAGDGASLILVSVLERATELLTDPHAASNYNIANRSLWQATFDEFFGLLTKYCVNKYDSVMQSFLIQGTPNMASIGSDVARAISKEMPVELLRASLPHTDDRQKKQLLDFAQRSIPIVGFNSNSGGQGHHVNSESVLS, from the exons atggtGGATATGGATGGGTTTAGAGCTGGGGGTCATGTTGGGGGAACTCCCAACACAGAGGATCTTGGGCAACTGGGAAATGCTCCCACAG AGGGTGCAGTttttgatgcatcacaatatGCATTTTTCGGTTCAGACACTGCTGTTCAAGAAGTTGAGTTGGGAGGGTTAGACGATGATGATTTGCTTGAGTCTAATGCGGAGTTCATTCTCAATAGAGAAGAG GCCGAGGATTTAAAATCTCTTTCTGATATTGATGATCTAAGTACTACTTTTTGGAAG TTGAACAAGGTTGTAAGTGAACCAAAAGGCGCAGGATTTATTGGTGAACAGGGATCGAGAGAAA ATTCTGCAGTTGAATGGGCACACAAAGATGATGTTCTTAATTGGTATCAACAAAATGCTTATGATAATGAAGGTTCTTTGGATGGCAGAAGAATGTCATCACAACCTCATTCTTCTCTTTCTCAGTTACATGAACCAAAGGCCCTGTACAGAACATCCTCTTATCCTGAGCAGCAAAGGCAGCAACAACATCTCCAGCTCCAACCTAGTGAATCGGCTCCCAACTGGATTGATCAACATTTGTATGGTACGGAAACCACTCAGGATGGCAAACGATGGTCATCAAAACCACATTCCACCATTGCACACTTACCAGAGTCAAGGCCCTTGCATAGAACATCTTTATATCCTGACAAGCAGCAGGAATTTTCTCATCTTTCTAGTGAACCAATTTTGGTACCGAACTCCTCATTTACTTCTTATCCTCCACCTGGTGGTAGATCTCATCAGGCTTCTCCAAGTCAGAATTCAGGCCACTTAAACCTTCCTTATCATGCTACAGGAGCTCAGATGGCATTATCACCACCAAATCGATCTCATTTCCCCAATTCTGCATTACAGTTGAGTGGAATAAACCATGGGCCACCTTTTGGTGGAAACATGCGTCAATTTTCTACTGGTTCCCCTCTTAATCAGATAATTCAGAATCAATTGGTAAACCAGGCAGGGTTATATCCTGGAGATCACCCCAATATTTCATCAGGTATACCCATGATTAACAAATATGATCAGATGCTTGGGCTGATGGAATTGCGGGATCAAATTCCAAAATCAGCTCAATTAGGTAGACAGAATCTCCGGTTTCCCCCACAGGGTTTTGATATGGGTGGCCTGAGAAGCAATAGTGGATGGCCCCGATTTAGGTCGAAGTATATGACTACTGAGGAAATTGAGAATATTCTTAGAATGCAGCTTGTAGCAACACACAGTAATGATCCATATGTTGATGACTATTACCACCAAGGCTGTCTTGCGAAAAAGTCATCTGGTGCTAAATTGAGGCATCACTTTTCTCCAGCTCAAATAAAGGAACTCCCTCTACGACCCTCTTCTAATGCTGAACCACATGCTTTTCTTCAGGTTGATGCACTAGGGAGAGTTCCATTCTCATCAATTCGCAGGCCTCGTCCTCTACTGGAAGTTGATCCTCCCAATTCCTCTCATGCAGGTAGCCCTGAGCAAGGCATTTCAGAGAAACCCCTTGAACAGGAACCAATGCTTGCAGCTAGGGTCACTATTGAAGATGGTATTTATCTTCTTCTTGATGTAGATGATATTGACCGTTTCCTACAGTTTAATCAGCTTCAAGATGGTGGTCTTGTGTTAAAAAGGAAACGGCAAGGTCTTCTGGAAGGACTTGCTGCCTCACTTCAGTTAGTTGATCCACTGGGAAAGAATGGACATACGGTTACACTTGCTGCAAAAGATGACTTTGTTTTTCTCAGGATAGTTTCTCTACCCAAGGGTCGAAAGCTACTTGGTAGGTACCTTCAACTGCTATTTCCTGGTGGTGAGCTCATGCGGACAGTCTGCATGGCCATCTTTCGTCATTTAAGGTTCTTATTTGGTGGCCTTCCCTCCGATCCATCTGCAGCAGAAACTATAAGTAACCTTGCAAGGGTTGTTTCAAGGTGCATTCGTGAAATGGATCTCAGTGCAATAAGTGCTTGTCTAGCAGCAGTTGTTTATACTTCCGAGCCGCCTCCCTTACGTCCCCTTGGAAGTTCTGCTGGAGATGGGGCTTCCCTTATTCTAGTATCTGTGCTTGAGAGGGCAACTGAGCTTCTAACTGATCCTCATGCTGCTAGCAACTACAATATTGCAAATCGTTCGCTTTGGCAGGCTACATTTGATGAGTTCTTTGGCCTTCTGACCAAGTATTGTGTGAACAAATATGATAGTGTCATGCAATCATTCCTTATACAAGGGACACCAAATATGGCTTCCATTGGTTCAGATGTTGCCAGAGCTATTAGTAAGGAAATGCCAGTTGAGCTCCTACGTGCAAGTCTACCTCACACTGATGACCGCCAGAAAAAACAATTACTTGATTTTGCTCAGCGTTCTATACCTATAGTTGGATTTAATAGTAATTCGGGGGGTCAAGGTCACCATGTGAACTCAGAGTCAGTCCTGAGTTAA